The Belonocnema kinseyi isolate 2016_QV_RU_SX_M_011 chromosome 2, B_treatae_v1, whole genome shotgun sequence nucleotide sequence CATTTTTTCCAGCATgtatattaatattcattttattttagacTTATTATACATTTCATATTGAtataatgaaatttctattacatccaataaatttgatatttgacAAGGTATGTAGAAGTTAACTTTGGAAAGTtctgaaagagtacggagtcaatggatggatcctacaagcaataaaagcaatatatactggtagcaaagcgagtgtaaaggTTAAGGTAAACTGAGTGATTGGTTCGATGTTATGCAAGGTGTTAGCCAAACACGGATGCGTTATGTTCTtatgtctttttataatattcatggaCAATTGTCTAAGAGTGGCCTTTTTCGACGAAGAagatgtggatctcgaaacagtaagcgtacgtgggttagctttcgcagatgataaggttgttatggcagagtcaatcgaagccTTGCAAAGAATGCTGGACAAACTGAATACACACAGAAACAACTgaggttaaattttgttgcatgtaaaatttcccgctgttaaagtttacatgctatttggcgaaagttaatcctgcgaaaaaaatgtttacttactgatatatttccttcgaaataaattagactattgtagaggaattaaaacttacttgaTACCATTTAGCAAGAAGCAACTTACAGATGGGAATCCCGGGTTCTTTCCAATTTAATCAAGTTAAACGaagatagatagcgctggcgtcgcaatccttgccacatctcgaataaaaatgaatcgattataaggcgaaagattatccaggcaagattaaaaaccgaaaattatcttcgattcatgtcaagtttatccggcaaggttaatttttgttgcggtaaaTCTTTCACCTAAAATCGATGTAagctttatctttcgttttttctttggcaTGCACGAAGAGCATGGTccttaaaattaacataaataaaacaaaaattatagtactcgaagaaaagagtgagatGAGAGAATAGAACAAATTGATAAGTACGTGTATCTTGGTAGATTATGCACTATTTACGGAGAGATAGAAGAAGAGTTAGGCGCATAAACGAGGGTAAGAAGGTTATCGGTAAATTAGGGCTTATTATCAgaattaaaaagatatcaaataaagctaaaacggCAATACATAATAGTTTCTTTGGGCCgactaaaatttgttgcaggacattttttagagcgataaactTTTGTTTAGCCGACTTCGcgtgtttaaaaaaacatgtgattttcatggaaaaacaaaagaaagttaaaccgatatttgtgtaaagtttatcctgtgaagttaatttttgttgcagagaatctttcgtcggaaatcgatgtaaattttatcttctgttttttctttgaGCAAAAAATGGTCTTATCATGGAAAGAATGAGAGTCAAATTAACACGATTGATATGAATTTCTTGCGCaaaatatgcgggaaaactctgatagaCAAAGTGAATACAGTGCTCCTTCTCAATAATGTTTCTCTCAATAGGACCGCTGATCCTAATCCGAGTTAGGGCTCTAACCCCACTCCTCCGCTTTCCCCTTCTAGTCCTAAGTTTGCATCGGACTTTCTGAATAATGCCGCGCGAAGGTTAGgtatcatccataaactacgttacgaatttttggaaatttttgaccCCCTCCTCCCCTCGTTGACGTGACCGTgtggtgaattataaacttccgtaataaatcaacaattaaaataataaagtgatTTTCATAGCAAGTGCTCAAATGTGCTctcaacccaaaaattaaaatttcaactaaactagattaattttcaatacgaaaaaaaaacaattttgaaagaaataattaaattttaacaaaagttgcatttttactttaaaaagaatcattttcgaccaacaatggaataggtaaattttccattgccaaaggaatttttcaacaacaaaaaaaagaaattttcatcaaaacatttcaatttccaaccaaagagatggtttttttactaaaattttgaaaaatcaaccaaaaaatgcatttttgagaaagcagttcaactttaaaacttagttgttaaaatttttaacaaaaacatgaacttttaaacaaaaagattatttttctaccgaaaaaaactaattttttaacaaatttaagaattcttaaccaaaaagttgaattttcagctaaaaaatatgaattttcaaacagaaagatcaatttattaccaaaaagacgaattttccaataaaatttaagaattatcaagcaaaaagttaattttttaagaaacaattttttttaatttttaagagagtagttcaactttaaaacctagttgttaaatttttaaccaaaaagatgaattttcaaacaaaaagttgaattttctatcaaataattaaattttcaatcaaatagtggaattttggacaaaacgagataaattatttaacaaaaaaacttgaattttttatcggGTTTTATTAACTCCGTTCGCATTCAAGCGAGAAGCGAGGAAAGGAGAAAAGGAGAAAAGCGGAAAAAGAGggaagtatttttaaaacaggggaaaaaataagaattctttaaaagggGGAATGGGAGAAAGATCATGATGAGGTAGGTATGGAATATGGAAGTGGTCTTCTAACTTATTAAATTCGTTGCCTGCATTGCTATTTATTTCGTTCAAATGACGACAAAGAAAATCGTCTGAACAGGAGGATAAGGATTCGGCCTAACACTCGAAGATACTAAAAAGCATccgaagtttattattatttgaaactcaaaacaattttatttgtgatttttttaatatacatatgaAAGAAAGAGACAAAAATTTCTACttcttgttttaattattttattaataagtacTAAGGTAAAAGAAGCAATTCTTAAATCGCCCTCCACAAATTGTTGGCACCCATCtctaatttattagataatacaTTATTTAGCATCATTTGCCTCAATTAATTTAACCTAAATATTGGCGGACTTatcctgtttaaaaatttgtactatttcaaatccaaagaaattacaattttgaaacgctcaaaatttaatcaattgtGTAGGGTCTTGTTATTGTGCATTATCAAATTTCGTTGTATTTCTGTAAGTACATAAGCATTAAAGGGCTTGTTTATAACAAAGTATGTATACTGTCTctattgataacaaaatttcgagaTCGGTAAAAATAAAACGACTTAACTAGCATAAATAAATTGATCTTAAAAAGCATAGTTCATACATACTGAAGGTTATCTGGCTGGCATTTTAGGTTTAGGTCATGTTTTCAATaacattgttttcaataaaaacaattccaTTATAAGTATTTGTAAATCTTAATTattaaccctggcggaccgaaagaaccgaatggagcctctacaaagtggccgtaaagaccccattgggtccccattcggttgctttttaaaaaactaaaaaaaaactgcaaaatcaacttttaaattgttgaaattcggattctacgttaaaattccctatggaaggttacggaataatcgcaatactttttttttgcaacgcctactaaaaatcataataataatttgtgaatctctttttaaaaatacataatttcgaaaatgatttaaatttttcaattttgatcaaatcaaataattttatctcattgatttcaaattacattTGATATCTAtctaataaacatattttcttagCTTTTGTCCAGAAATGAAGTTGAGgcacaaaattacttaaaaatcgaaactttattTTTGCCATTCTCAAGTGATTATTTAATACTCACGAGGCCAAAATATTTCGAGTAGGGCTCAATCATTGTAGAATTTAATTACCTTTCTcagaacgatttaaaaatatttttgcctaAATTCTAGACGGTGCTAGCACTTTTCAAATCCAAGACTAATATTTGGTTATTCATCCGGTTAGTTGTCCGATACTATATCCGTCTATATTGATAATTGAAGTCCTTTTAAtctgaataagtttaatttcaagagctttaatgtgaggaagaatttttaaattaaatttgcgaATTTATGacattaaatcattgaaattactTTACCTTTTCTAGTAttagattgttcaattttaaacaattacaaatttaaagccataaaaattataacattcttatctctaccagttggtagaatatgttcgctgtggtaaaaaggctccagtaaagtGCGATCGaagagcccagtcaaaaaccggtcggattccaacagggttaccctatttgtatccggcatccgatcgggtaacccggccgggatccgaccagcgcagcgtgacgaaaccaaccagaatccgaccggacagcctgaccagattccggatacaagcagggcatccctgccggaatccggcccgaatcCGGTCATCATTTCTACACGGGGAAAACCGTTTAGTTTTTATTCCAGAGAAaaatatcgttaaattttaaatagttacgtttttaaaatctctaatacaaaattgttaatatttttcccATATAGTTTTGATCAATAGACAATCGAGTTTGTCTTcctttaatcttgaaaaaaattaattttaattttcaagtaacatTTTTTAGATCGTGTATAAAATTATGGCAATCGTTATCCAAATTCAATCTAAAGTATTTCCATGAATGAATGAACTCGTATATTAGTATAGTTAATAACTACTAGATCGCTCATTATGTGATTTTTGAAAGGAAACATAGATTTANNNNNNNNNNNNNNNNNNNNNNNNNNNNNNNNNNNNNNNNNNNNNNNNNNNNNNNNNNNNNNNNNNNNNNNNNNNNNNNNNNNNNNNNNNNNNNNNNNNNCAATCTAAAGTATTTCCATGAATGAATGAACTCGTATATTAGTATAGTTAATAACTACTAGATCGCTCATTATGTGATTTTTGAAAGGAAACAtagatttataaacatttataatttttgattgatttacaTTTTCACTATTATTACTAAAAACGTCAAAGATTATAAAATTCGGAACCTTTAATTaagtattaagaaaaaagaattttcggaagctcaattttaatgaatttcagctGCAAAAATATAAACTACTATTCACCTCACATTTCAATCTCTTAATAGCATTTATTGtcttaaaacaatgtttaaataaatacagaattttttttgtcgCATTAgcttaattttacaaaaagaaacaTATAAGCACTATTATTTTTGGGATCACTAGTCGCTGCTTCAAGTTAATATGGCAATGTCTTCTTATTCATCCTTACTCCATGATTCCTATTCCAGGTCTTAAGTCTAGAAAACAATAGACGtcttaatgaaaatttactttaaaaaggaAGTTTTAACTTGAAAAGGAAAATATCTGAAGTTTTGATTTTATAGGTACAGGTATAGATACATTTTTGAGGAAACTTACATTGCGAGAACGAAGCTATTACAAGTCTCAGCAACAATATCTTTTACAATGGTTGATTGTGGTGCTTTCGAATCGCACatgtttttcatcaatttttccaCCATTGATCTAAGTTTATCGTCTTTCAGGCACTTCagttttttactatattttagatttaatttgcGATTATCGGCATTCCAAACGTCGCTGGCCAGTCCGACAGAATAACGCCATAATGCATACAATTCCTTATCGTCATCTTTCAAATGGCAATCTGAtttgtaagattttgaaattacaatttcAGAAGGATGCGGTATAGATAGTACGTCACCATCATCTGGGACGTCGCCCAAAATTTTTCCGGAAAAATctgttaattataaaattatgacaTGAACAATAAAATAACCAATATTATTTCGTAACATGATTGCAGTTAATAAaacttattgttttttaattattaagattctgacttttattttataaatcaactGACCGCcacctaaaataaataaaaaatttagtactAGCTCCAAGAAACTATcgttttataacatttattaagTTGGCGGCTTAATTTGatccaaaattttattgttttctttgCTAGTATAAGCGATAATTACTAGGGAACATTCACGAACTACGGTTAGCAAGAGAGTACGGTCGGgataaaatttgcaaaagatttttttaaaataattcttctccTCTCTGTCTTTAAGAAACTccccctttttctttcttttcacttaaatgaataatttaattaattaaacccgatattttttgttcaaaattcatctcgttaggttagaaattttaatacttggctgaaaatttaattattttgttgaaaatgctgtaaatcaatagttttttaaacataataatttaaaatcaaaataatgtataCTCACAAGTAATAAACAAGAAGAAGAGAGAAATTGGGtgcttcattttttattgttcccGTTGTTAGTAAAAGCGAGAATTACTTTGTAGACAGAACAAAATGATTTACTTTCCTCGTAACTGACGTCTGTTTTTTAGAACCGCTTATATACCTGCTTGAGGTAACTAAcacaaagaaaatatataaaaaagcgaTTATAAAAACATTCACTATTTTATCTCTGATGATATTAAAAAACTGTACATCACACAtgaataaatactaaataattttaaaaaatcatgatattCTTTTCCTGTCAAAATTCATGTCACTGAAGGTTGTATAAACGAAGCCGTTTGGCAAACAGGCGCCTAATGAAAGCTGATAAACTCATATATCGTGTTTACTGAATATTGGACTTGATTTTCAAGGCAATTGAGAAAATCATTTCTTATAAAGGAAAAGGGATCTAACTACCTTTTCTGCTAAGGGTCCGTACGTAAATTACATAACATCTCAAGGAGGGTGGGGGTAGAGAATTTTAAGTACGATAATTTACCATAGGGGGGGTGTCCTTCATTTATGaacgtaatttttgaaaactcgCAGTAATTAGGGGCCAAGCGTAAATTACGTAAACTTCACAGTAAACCTCAGGactaaattttatctttaaattggataaaaacgctgcagcacatttatctgacgaaagataaaatttgtctgacaaaaatatttatttgacatatgtgatatgtcaaacggctgaGCCTGTGTTTACCGAAAAAAAATCctgcataaatttgaaaatcctcgcggtattcattttataaattgtctaactttatttaaacgattttaatcaaaaaatcagtCACCTACACTTATAGAACAAATAGGCTCACTTTAGTTAGTTTATAGTGAACACTCAGCCAAATTCAGtcctttacttttgttgaacaaaccttTAGTTTCTGTCGACCCTGATGAAGActgcaaaaattgtaaacaaacaataTAAAGTATGAACTAATAAAAGTGCAGGCTATGTACTCTTTAAGTGTAGctgaatgattttttggttaaaatcatttgaataaagtgaggcgatttaaaaaaaatcacctacccttttcgtttaaaaattctttttattcggtggaaaattcaattcttttaattgggggtacaaatgtctgattgaaaattgatctgttttgcttgcttgacattttcttctcaagtgaaaatctatctatattgttgaaaattcaactgttttattgaaaatacctgttttggctgtgattcggatttgaatatttcatgaaaattagtctttttggtctttttttattctttttctggaaacaggacgatttttaacgactctcggatatgacgcagtcgtatgtcgacccttacattatcttgtgttttccttaacagtttcgtggcaaatctgaaagagagcggtctcttatatactcagttgaagaaaaagcaaaatagaaaattttcaatttggtataaatgcactttcttaaaattgtgcttcgatatgcagttactaggaaatccggaaacgtacttaaagataagtaattcatagcaattcataataatttcacgataaaagaaagaaaacaaaggaaatttaaacctaaaaactaaaaataacgccgagattttgaaccgggggggggctcgctttttattgtaaattcaaagatataggcctaaaataaacacacaagaaaagatataNNNNNNNNNNNNNNNNNNNNNNNNNNNNNNNNNNNNNNNNNNNNNNNNNNNNNNNNNNNNNNNNNNNNNNNNNNNNNNNNNNNNNNNNNNNNNNNNNNNNtttttcttgataagtccatgtctcgctaccgtatagcacagtcggtacaaatatagaattatgtattgccattttagctttatttgatatatttttacttctaataaggggacctgctctaccaataaccttcttacagtcatttattcgtctatctaattcctcatctatcttcccgtccctagtaaataagctaccaaggtatacgaacttatcaacttgttcaattctctcataatttaataaaatattgcatagggttttctcactctttccttcgaacaccatagtttttgtttcatttgcgttaattttgaggcccatgctcttcatgcttgcattcagtttattcaacattctttgaaggtcttcgatagactcggccataacaaccttatcatctgcgaacgctaaccctcgtacccttactgtttcgagatccacaccctcttcgtcgaaaagagccattcttaaacacttgtccataaataatataaataaccatgaagacataacgcatctttgtctaactccttgaataatatcgaaacagtcactcagtttcccattcactcttacactcgctttgctacctgtatatattgtttttatagcttgtaagatccatccattgacttcatactctttcaggacttcccaaagtttacttctatctacattgtcaaaagatttttctaggtcaacaaatgcacagaaaacttttttccctactctcaaacttttttcttttatttgcc carries:
- the LOC117168487 gene encoding uncharacterized protein LOC117168487, producing MKHPISLFFLFITYFSGKILGDVPDDGDVLSIPHPSEIVISKSYKSDCHLKDDDKELYALWRYSVGLASDVWNADNRKLNLKYSKKLKCLKDDKLRSMVEKLMKNMCDSKAPQSTIVKDIVAETCNSFVLAILKTWNRNHGVRMNKKTLPY